A stretch of DNA from Coccidioides posadasii str. Silveira chromosome 4, complete sequence:
CCTCTCAATGCTCAAACTCCTCAAACGGACACACAGTATTACGACGCCCAACCTCGAGTGGATATAGAGCCCTTGAACAGCCCTGAAGAATCCCAGAGCACCCAAATTTCTCCATTGTCCCATGATCCTTATTGTGACCTCTCGGTTATTGGGATTGGCATGACTGGGCTTGTTCTTGAGATGGGGAAGGACCGTGTTGTTAAGATACCTAAGCGCTATGAATCTGAACATTATCGCGACCGCGAGCAGATGGAATATGTGAACGAAATAAATCAGCAAACCCTGCAGAATGAGATCCAAGTCTTTGAACGCCTAGGCAATTATAAAGGCATTATTCCTTGCTTTAAAACATCCCAGTATGGGATTGAGCTAGCCCGTGCACAGGGGGATCTTGAGTCCTATCTAGAAACTAGTCCGGAACCTGAGGACTCGTTAAAAGTCAACTGGATGTTGAGTCTTGTTGAGACCTTCTCCTATGTTCATTCTTGCAAAGTATTTGTGGATGATATTGCTCTCCGCAATATCTTAATATGGGATGGGCAGCTCCGACTTGCAGATTTCGGACAGTCTGTTTTATTACCACTTGATATCGACATTGCTTCCGCGAATGATAATGACTTGAATGTGCAGATTGAGATACTCCATCTTGGTTGGGTACTCTACTCCCTTGCGTCCTGGAAAGTCCATA
This window harbors:
- a CDS encoding uncharacterized protein (EggNog:ENOG410Q5KN~COG:T) produces the protein MIFSNISNWFWDVVWPPATQDAAETKLDDTQAQLQTNKKRVGSPLNAQTPQTDTQYYDAQPRVDIEPLNSPEESQSTQISPLSHDPYCDLSVIGIGMTGLVLEMGKDRVVKIPKRYESEHYRDREQMEYVNEINQQTLQNEIQVFERLGNYKGIIPCFKTSQYGIELARAQGDLESYLETSPEPEDSLKVNWMLSLVETFSYVHSCKVFVDDIALRNILIWDGQLRLADFGQSVLLPLDIDIASANDNDLNVQIEILHLGWVLYSLASWKVHKYYFFNPENPDLCWPEPDSFPNVDDVLCGRIIVKCWHGEYASMDHVKDEAHQLLISL